The genomic region gagggggcctcAGTCATGAGAGAGACGCAGGAGGCAGCCACGGAGGGTGCCCATGTAGCGGTCCCAGAGGGCCTGGTGCCTGCAATGATAAGAGTAACGGTATCGGCTGATGTTTACTGTATCCCCATCATGTCATGACACTGCCCTAAGTGCTCTCTACACCTTCactcgtttaatcctcacaatattcCTATGATCCTTATCACCCCCAGCTTATGTATGAGGGAACTGAGGAAAGGAGAGGTTAAGGAACCTGTCCAAAGTCAGGGTCACAGCTTCCAAGAGGTGGAGCTGAGACTCTAGTCAACAGAGACTTCCACCTCCAGGGCGACAGAACAGCGAACTCTGAGTCTGCAGGAGGGCTAGGCCCCAGAAGGAGGCCGGCAGAGTGAGGAGGCCTGGGGTGTCTCACCGGAAGCCATCCAGGGAGTGGACCGAGGCCGAATACTGATTCAGGAAGAGTCGCACATCATTCAACGGCCAGTGATCGGAGCGGCAGGGTTCCACGAACTGTGGGTCCAAGGTAACATCTAGCAGTGGTACAGCCCAGGGACAGGCCAGGATGGGGCTCAGAGGGCAGCGGGCAGGACAGCTCACCTTCTCCACAAGGTCCACAAACAGGTCTCTGACATCCTTATTGTGGGTCAGCTTGGCGGCCACATTCACCAGCCCCCGGGACAGGTTCTGTGGGGCAGGGAGCCTGGGAGTTCTGCCTTCTGCCCAAGAGGCTGGGGGCTGAGCCCAAATCTATCCACCTCCCTCAATCAAATAACTCCCCATTGTTTAAGAGCTGGCTCCCCCCTCAcaggcaggcagagggagcagcagcGCCACCTGCCGGTCAATCTCAGGCATGAGCAGAGTTGCCCGGAGGGGACAGTGCTCTGGAGGCTGACGATGCCAATGGGACAGAGGCTGGATTGGGCCACAGACCTTGAAGTTGGCTTCCATCTCAGAGAATACCCCGAGCTTTCCCCGGAGGGCAGTGCACACCAGGCTGCAGGGAGACAGGGTCAAGCCCAGAGTCGCCTGGGCCCCCACTTCAGGCCCCGCCCCACAGACCCCAAGGGTCACCTCTTGTGCAGGTCCAGAAGGTCCTTGTCAGCCACGAGCACCTTGAGCTCCTTCAAGTCCTGGAGAAACTCCTTGTCTAAGTCCATGTCCATGTCATCCGCCTGGGGGTCTGAGTGAGGTCCATGAAGGGAGTTGGGGTGGGAGATAAAAACCCCTCCTGTGACATCCCGAGccttcctcccccaccacctCATTGCGCCCCATGAGACAAAAGAGCGAGTGGAGTGTGAGGGAGGTGGAGTGACTGGCCCCAAGCCATAGGGAAGCCGGGGGCCCTTTGTCTGCAGACATGTGGGTGGGAACACTGGAGTGTGAGCAGATGTGGCCGGGGAGGGGCCCCGAAGAAGAAAGGATGCTGGCAATGGGGGCCTGAAGGAGAAACCACTGGTGGGAAGCCAGGCCCTGAGAAGGTGAGGAGGTGTCCAGGCACCTGGGTCAGTGGGGGCCTCACCGACGGCTCCGAGGGTCCAGTTCTGGATCATGAGCTCAGCACAGAAGGCAAAGTCCCCAAAGCTCAGATACTGCAGTTTTTTCTTCCCTGTCTCAAAGCGATTGTTGGCAAAGAAGACGATGGCTGCATAGTCCctgcagggaggggagagtgggccCATCAGGGCTTGAAATTCCTTCTTAGCAAGCAGCTCCCACCTGCAACACTGGCTGGGCATCCCAGTTCTGGCCTCTCTCTACCCTAACTCACTGTGTGATGTGTGTTTCAAgtcacttttctctgggcctcctcaTCTGGGCAAAGAGAAGGTTTCAGCCCAGGTCTCCTAAGGGACACAATGGGAGACCACAGGGTAACAGCTACCATTCACTGAGTACATACTAAGCCCCAGGGGCTGTGCCATCATGGGCTTTCCATGTGGCACCTCACAATAGCCCAGTTGGTGAATGGCcgggctgggattcaaacccaggccagtCTGATCCAAAGTACAGACCAGGAGTGGGATAACCATccccccagcccagccaggaGGTCAAGCGGGTTGGGGTGGGGAATATGGACCAGCCTCAGGGGGCAAGGAAGGAGTGTGCAGGAGGGGGAGGCAGCTGGCTCCTCACCTAGCCCCTCACCTGGCCCCTCACCTGGCTAGCCGGTCGGACAGGAGGAAGTGTTGCTGGATGTTATCGACCAGGGAGCCCCGCATTTCCTCCACCACCTTGAAGACTCGCTTAAAGTTGTCAAACTGCAGGGCAgttagaggaggagggaggactgGTCAGAGGTTGCTCACCCAATAAGCTGTTTAGTGAACGTCCCTCTATCACCTACCCACCTATCCAGTCAACAGACACTGATGGAGCATTTGTTATTCCTTCAACAAACTATTAATTATTAATACCCGTTATTAATTCAGCAAGTGTTCACCAGCTTCTGCCATCTTGCCTTGGATACATGTTTACTCACTCTTATCAATAAATTCACCCCCATTTTAGCACCATGTTCTCTAGTTCTTCACTAATTTGTGCTGAAACTGACCCTCCTGGCTAAGCCCCAGGAAAGCTAAGGTCAGATCTGGGCTTCTGAGAGGTCACTCTGGCTGAAGAGTAGGGGATGGCTTGGAAGGGACAAAAAGAGAGCAGAGTGGATATGAAGCCACTGCCACCGAGGTGCTGGAGGAGCCTGGAGGTGGGGCAGTGACCAAAGGGATGGTGTGCAGGGGCGGGCTGCAGATGAGTGTGGTGTCCACCTGTCTCCGGCAGCTCTTGAGGGTGATGCCTGTTTTGGTGCTGATGTCATCCAGGTCTTTCTTGGTGCCCTTGGACAGCTTCTTGCCCAGCACCTCCCGCACAAAGGCCTCGTCAAAGGCATAGTACCTGTGAGGAGTCAGGGGACACTACTGACTTTCcataaaggaagggaaaggagaactGGCAGGACCTGGGTTTGGCCCCTTCTGCTCTCAAATTTCTCCCGGCCTAGATAAGCCCcgtccctccctgggcctcatttTCAGCCTGCAAAATGGGTATATGGCCAGACTGGTTGGCGTCCCCACCATCCCGCCAGGTGAGCACCTCTCGATGAGCAGCGCCTGTCGAGAGGGCGGGATCTGAAAGATGAGCTGGTGCAGCAGCTTGGGCGGGGCGTGTAGCAGGCGCTCGAGCATTTGGAAAGTACGGTAGTGGTCCATGGTGTCGCTCTGCAGCACCGCTGCTGTGGCGCCAGTCTGCTCCAGGATTCCCGAGCGCACCCTCAGGGCCACCGCGTCGCTCACTGGGAAGTGAGCGCTAGCATCAGGCCCCGCCCCGCCGACCCCAGAGGCCCTTCAGGGATTCCAGCCCCGACCCCTAGGTATTCGGTACTCCCAGGTCTCTGCCCACTGCCCTATAGGATGCCTACTCCTGGCTCTGCCCGCTCTCCCATCCAAAACAACAGCTCCGCCAAACCGGCACCCACAGACGGTCCCCCACAGACCCGAATAACCGTCCAGCCAGAGGCGATACACGTCCTCGTCGATGAGGGTCGTGTTCCCCACGAAGATGTCCAGCTCGCTGGTCATGGCGACGCCTGGACCCGGGCGCTACCGCAGCGCCCCAGCAGGAGCAAGCACTGCCCGGGCCCGGCGCGCCGCCGCCGGGCCACTTCCGGGAGCACAGACATTCGGCTCCCGGCACCCGGAGCCAGAAAAGGACTACTTCCGGGACAGAGCGAGTCGGGGCAGGAGCGGCGAGGAAAGAGGCGGAGGCGGAGGCAGTGGAgtagcccctccctcctcccagcggGAGGGGGAATCTCAGGCTCTCagttcccaccccaccccaccctcaccccggCCAGGTTAGCTGGAGGGCGTCCAGAGTCAAGGTCTCCGGCCAGTTTGCCCTATCCGGGCAACCTCTACCCTCACATCCTCCTggtttttctctgcccttttcgGGGCCTCCCTACTTTGACCTGTATCCTAAATTTAGGGGCTCCACTGGGCTCTATCCTAAgtcttttctctgaaaaaaaaaggtgTCTGGCTCGTCCTCAAGGGCCCTTGCTGGGTGGGAGTCCCTCAGTCCATCCTGCAGACGAGCCCCTCTCTTGAACATGGGGCACCTGTTCCCATGGTTTTaaccacacacaccccccccccccacacacacacactaatgacCTCTCTTATTCTGCAGCTTAGAGCTCTGTCTGGAAGTCCACATCCAGACGGCCACCTATGTGTGACTCCACTCTGTCCCCCACAGGACCTTCAAAAGCCAGACAGACCTGTGGGTCTCCCGGATCTGTTTCTTTCCTGCGTTCCTATCTCGGTGACAGCCCCCCCATCCACACGGTTCTCATACCGGAAACCTCGGCTTTCTCCCAGACTCCTCTCTCCCTACATTCAGTTCTGCCAGTATGCCTCCTGAATATTTCTAGTATCTGTTCTGTCCTCTCCACCCCCACTGGCACTGTCCCAGCCCACTCCTTCTGCATAGCTCTCCTTGCCCATTGACACAGTGTTCTTAGTAATCTCTCTGCCTACATCCCCTCCCTGTGGTCCATCCCACACAGAGCCGTCCAaacaacctttttaaaaaatgcgtaTTTAAAAATGTTACTCTCCTGCTTAAATTCTTACTGGCCTGTGTAAATGCTCCAGCCTGGTATTGAAAACTCTTAAAAATCTGGCTTCTGACTACCTTTGttacctcccttcctctcttaccACTTTCTCTAAGCACCTGcctttccaaaacaaacaaataaacaaaaaacccaaaaaacaagcTACTCTCACTGTTTCTAAAGCAGCGAGGCTCTTTCAGACCCCAGCGATTTTCATCATGCTATTCCCTCTCCTTGAAATAGCTCTCTCATTACTTGCCAAAGTCCTATGCATCTTTCAGGGCCCCTCGGATATCACCTCTTTTGGGAAACCTTTTGCAGGTAGGGGGTGGTCCCTCAAAATGTGCTCTTCTTCCATTTGCTTTTTGTTTAACGCAGCTTGTCTCCTCTGCCAGATTACGATCTCTTTAAGGACAGTATAAGGATATTGATCGTTTGTTTCTGCATAAGCCTTACATACAATAATAGTTTATTGAACAAAAGAATCCCTTGCATGCCCCTCCCACTGGGCAGGACACGGTCCGTGAGAGGGAGAATAGGCTGATGATGAGCCAGGACGTTTGGACTTATGTTTCCGCGGACTGGGAGCGATGCTCAGTGAGCCGAGACTCTTGAGTTCGAGCAAAgctaggaaggaaggaaaggagatccGTCTGGATTTCGTCCGGGGGTGGGCAGGAAAGTCGGGGGCCGACCCCCGAATCTTGGTTCTCAGAGGGAGCTCGAGCTTGAGGAGGTTTGGAATTGGAAGGTACGAAGCTTCTAGTTTGCGGTTGACTGCCGCGGAGGTCGGTGACGCGGATACCGAGTGTCCGCGAGGGTCGGGGACTCCGCGGTCCAGAGTGGGCGGGGAAGCGTCTCGCTCCCGGCTCCTAGGCCCCGCCCCCTTCCGAGGGAGCTGGCTCGGATTGGCTGTTCTTCCTTGACGTCATGCGGCCCCGCCCCGGCGCGCGCCGCGCCGCGTGCCCACCCCCGCGCGGCTGCTGCAGCCTAAGCTAGCTCGGCCACAGCCTGTCCGCGGAGCGGATGCCTGAGCCCCAGCGGCGAGGAGCTCGTCGTGGGGCTCCTGGGCCGCGGCGGCGGGCAGGCGATGCTCCAGAGGCTTGAGCAGCCATGGAGGCCGAGACGGGCGGCCTGGAGGAGCTGACGGATGAGGAGATGGCGGCTCTGGGCAAGGAGGAGCTGGTGCGGCGCCTGCGGCGGGAGGAGGCGGCGCGCCTGGCGGCTCTGGTGCAGCGCGGCCGCCTCATGCAGGAGGTGAATCGGCAGCTACAGGGTCACCTGGGCGAGATCCGCGAGCTCAAGCAGCTCAACCGGCGCCTACAGGCCGAGAACCGCGAGCTGCGCGACCTCTGCTGCTTCCTGGACTCGGAGCGCCAGCGCGGGCGGCGAGCCGCTCGCCAGTGGCAGCTCTTCGGGACCCAAGCATCCCGAGCCGTGCGCGAGGATCTAGGCGGTTGTTGGCAGAAGCTGGCCGAGCTGGAAGGCCGCCAGGAGGAGCTGCTGCGGGAGAACCTGGCCCTTAAGGAGCTCTGCCTGGCGCTGGGCGAGGAGTGGGGCCCCCGCGGCGGTACCGGCGGCTCGGGGGGCTCTGGCGCTGGGCCGACACCCGAGCTGGCCTTGCCCCCCTGCGGTCCCCGTGACCTGGGCGATGGAAGCTCCAGTACCGGCAGCGTGGGCAGCCCCGATCAGTTGCCCCTGGCCTGCTCCCCAGATGATTGAGGGCACAGCTTCGCGCCGACGCCCGCCGGGATTGCTCCTCCCGCGCGGAGATTGCGGTGGATCTCGGCACCCGGACGCCGCCCCCGCTGCGCACGAGGGGCCGCTGGCATGGACTTAGTAACCCTAACACTGAGGAGGGCCCCTGGCGCTCGCTGGCGGGGCAGGAGGGGGACTGGAGGCTGGAGCGGAGGGACTTGCTGGGGGCTGGGTGGAGGCTAATAAACTGAGGCGGAAGCAGAGCCCATGGCTGGGGCAGCGTCTGTTTGGGACTCGCCGGCGTTGGGACGAGGGAGGGGACGTTGAGACTGGGTACCATTCCCATTTGGAGGGACTGCAGAACTAAGGTGGCTGACTCCCCCATTACTTCCATCCTGGGGCGGGATGTGGGACCGTGGTAAGCCACTGGCTCCCCCCATCAGGCCCCAGGACAGGCCGTAATCCAGCCCCTGAAGTGGCTCCAGCTCCCTTCCCGGCTCCTTCCTGTCCAAGACAATGGGGCAGGAAGCAGGTGTTGGGGGCCTGAAACCCACTCAGCCGCCTCCTGGGAGGCTGGACGGGGCATAACAGTGCCCTCCTGTGGGAGCGCTGTGGGCCCCCACCAGGAGGAGGATGGTAATCCTCTTGGCTTGGCACCTCACAGCACTTCTGTTCCTCCTCTCAGTCTTGTAGATGAGGCAGAACAGACGTAGCCTCACTTGTCAGATAAGAAAATCAAGGTCCAGAAATAtcaaataatttgtccaaggtcatgtaGTGAATTGGTGGAGCTGAAATGGGAGCCTAGGGCTTCTGGCTCCAAATCTTCTCCCTTTAGCCTCTGGGTCCAATGAGAGCAGGCTAGATCTGCAAGCCTTTTATTCCATTTTGGCAGGTTTGTATAAAAATACTCTCTTTAGGAAAATAAATAGCAGCTGCCCACGCTGTGGAGGCTTGGAGCTAAAGTCTTCTCAGAGCTGGGGGCTGCAAGTCAGCTCATCACAGAAACCTCTGGCACCCTCCTGAGCTGTTCCATTTAGGAGGGGCTGGCAGAGTGTCCTGGTTCAATAACCTGGTGCTGCTGGCAGTGGGGCTGGGTGAGTTAGTGTTCTCGCGGGTAGAGCATCACCTCCTGTCAGGGGTAGGATTGGGTGAATCACAGGAAGAGGGTGATGATGACTATAGGGGTGATCTGGAGGGGTTTAGGGCTCCATAGGACCTCTGAGAATCTACAAAGTCCCTTGGGAGCTGCCCGGAATTTTCTCCAACAAACAGGAaccattttgtgtctgacttagtGCAAATTGTGCTAGAGAGGCCAGCTCTAGAGAAACAGTGGGCAGCTTTGGTAGCCCCAAGCTGTCACTACCAGGAAGCAAAATATGCCCAGTCTCATCTGGAGGGATGGAGAAGAATCTGCTGGGGTTGGACATGAGATATGGTCCAGGCCAGCTGGACCAATGGGCAGGGAAATATTGGTGAGGGTGGCACCCGCAGGGAGTGGGGGCTGGAGTGCCTCATAAGGCCAGGAGGGTTGGGGAGCCAAGGGGGTCAGAAGAGGGGTCCCCACTGCTGCTGCTACTCCTGCGGTGGGCTGAGGCACAGGGCTCCGGTGTGCTGGGGTAGGTGAAGACCAGACTGGGGGTGAAAGGAGTCAGGGAGGGTGTGGTCATGAGCGTGGGAGTGTGCAATGCTTCGGGTTCAAGCACAGGCCCTGGGGAAAGGGAGATACAAGGCACAGAGCGGGAGGGGGCTGGTGGGCTGCTGGTGCCACTGGTACTGCCTGTGCCGCTGGTTTCGCTCTCCTTGGCCCCTTCCgggattttgcagatggggcGGTGGGCTTCCAGCACCAGCTCCAGGCGCTCCTTCTGTTTCTGCAGCTCCTCAATCTCTCGCTGCAGCCCGGATTTCTCGTCCTCCAGTTTGTCGGTCTCCTGTGGACGATCAGGAGAGGAGTCAAGAGGATGAGGGCTGAATACCGCGGAGCCTCCCGCGGTGGTAGTGATTAGGAGGTTGGGGCGCGGAAAGTGGGGGGTGGTGgcgagggggcggggggagtggggCGTCTCCAGCAAGTCTGGACTACAACTCCCATGAGTCGATGGGAGAAAACGGGCACGACTCCCATCAGGCTCGGGGGGCATCTTCGAAGGACATTGTCGGTCCCAGCTTCAGCTCTTCTCTGTTCAGAGTGAGACGCGCTGCAAttaatttttaatcactttttccTCGTCGGAGTGCGCCTCCGACAGGGAGccgggtggggggggaggggacttCATATACCGGCGCCCCCTGCGGCCCCGCGGGCTCTTGGGAACTGGGGGCCTTCTGGGGTTGGGTGGGCCGGGACCTGGGCACCCTCCGCACTCGCCGGTGCTCACCGCCTGCAAGAAGTCGGTCAGTTCTTTCCTCCGGTTCCTGCACTTGGCCGCGGCTAGCTTGTTCCTCTCGCGCCTCACTCGACGGCGTTCCTCCTCCTCGGGGCTGATCTGGGGAGGGTAGAGAGAGCAGTGAGGTGGACTCTGTTGTGCTGCTGGCCCAGTGATAGGAGCCTGGCGGAGGGCATGGCAGCGCAGGGGCGCCCTCAGCCTGCGTTTTGGGACCTCCGCACCCCGACCGGTTCCCCGCTTTAGTAAGCTTGGATGAGTCATATTTCCTCCTCGCACCCAGCTTTTGCCTCCTATGATTCCTCTCGGAATGCCCTTCCCGTCCTTCTACAAACCTTaaccctcctcctctcccaggaCGCAGCTAAGATCCCCTACCCGACACCAGCCGTTCCTGGAAGACGTCTTTCATTCTGCAGCTATAAGTGGCCTTTCCCCCCTGAGCCTCTGGGACCAGGCCACTCTTTTTAAAAGGACCCTCATTCTTTTCAGTATCTTGATAACCAGGTCTCCTCTTCCCCAGGGGCTGTAAGCACCAAGAGGGGCTAATGGGAGCTGCTAAGTAGTTGTTCATCGggaatctactatgtgccagctaaGAGCTTTACAcagattccttttttcttttaatcatttaaattttattttatttattttttatacagcaggttcttattagttatctattttatacatattagtgtatatatgtcaatcccaatcttccagttcatcccaccccacatgccccaccgctttccccccttggtgtctatacgtttgttctctacctctgtttACACAGATTCTTAACCCAACTTTTCGTGTAAGGAACTGAAGCCAAGAGAAGACGAATAACTTGTTTGTGGTTCCAGAGCAGAAATTAAAATCCACTCACTCTATTTAACATTGAGAAAGAGGCCAGCTGATGGAGACCACCTCCCCCGAAAGGACCCCACTCACAGCTCACAGCCCCAGTCTAGGAGTACCCAGGATCATGGCTGAAGGAAGTCCAGGAGCCTGCCTCTGGGGCTTACACCATGGTCCCCTTCCAGTTGGTCACAAAAGCCAGCCATTCTGTTTCTGGGGAAGTCACCCCTGGCTGATCGCACATCTTTCTTAGGATCCTGACGTCCTCCCCATCCTCTACCCTGCTGTCAGAGCAAGCTCTTTAAAGTGCAGACCTCACCCACTATAGTCTCAGATACCAAAATGCcccagggagaggaaagaggaactACTCCCTAAAGACCCTCTAgctcttattcatttattttggcacGGACTTTATTAGCAGTGTGCTGCTAAGAACCCTGGTTTGGGAGGTAAGAGTTCCCAGCTCTCTAAGCTTCAAGCCTTCTCTTAACCTCCTAGTGAGACAGTGTGGATTAGTGGTTACGATCTGACTTTAGAATTGGACAGACCTGTCTCATTACTCGCtacttgtgtgatcttgggcaagtgactacctctctgtgccttcatttccttggctgtaaaatggggaaaaccaGAGTTCATAACAAGAGGGTtttcgtgaggattaaatgagatagagaaacagagcctcagagagtaGCTGAAGGGAACCCCcctctttctgttctcttcccAGCAACATAGACAGCATAAGCCCGCCCTCTCCATACCTGTCAGCAGCTGGAGACCCTCTACTGTCCACACAACTTTCCACACATACACCTTACATGTTCTCACTGCTACCTCCGTTCCTGCTCCTGCCATCCCCTCTTCCTGGAATGtctttttttacatctttctcTCTATTCAAATCCTACCCATCCTTCTAGGcctgcaggaagccttccttgatccaGAAGTGACTGCTTTGCCCTCTGGGTCTCCCCAGGGGATCTCATCACTTTCTGTCTTGGCCAGTAGTCACCAGTGGGTCTGTTCTCCCCATGCCCCTTCTAAGCCTGTGTTCTCCTTCTGGGCAAGAGCTTATGCTCTGCACCTCAGCACCCCTGTGGACACAAGAACCCGTGCAAACGCCACTGCTTCTTACCTGTTCACAGGACCGGCGACGCACTGCTGGAGTTGGGCCCAGGGCCCGGATGACTCCTGGCCGGGGCTGTGGGGGACTGTACTGGGGGTAGGCCAGAGGCCTAGGGTAGCTGCTGGGTCCCAGGAAGTGAGGCTGAACCATCCACTGCAGCTCCTGGCTGCCACTCACAGTGTTGATGCTTGGCACGAGGTGGAACTTCTGAGGGATAAGACATGGAGGGCCAGGGATAAGGTCTCTGTGGATTGAGGGGCTTCCAGTAATAAAGTGTGAATTCCAGGTGCTGTCCCAACCACTTTACAAATACTGACTCATATAATTTGCACAACAGTACCTTCATTTTCCGACAGGAAAACAGTTGTCCCTAGACACACAGCCAATAAGTGGGAAGTGGGGTTTGGACCCAGGCAGCCAGGTTCTTCTTACCCACTTTTGCACCCTGTCTGAGTCCCATCTACATAAAGAGGATAATGACAGCCCCTAACTTCGAGGGTGACTGTGAGAATCAGgtgagagaatgtgtgtgtgacagagcCTGGTAACTGGCAGGTGCCCAACACACAGGGGCCATGGTGGGCAAGAGCCACTGCTCTGGGTTCAAGCTAGCCCAGTTCTAATCTTAGCTCAGCCATTTACTGGCTGTCAGGGCGAATTATTTAACTTCAGTGTGCCTCCGTTTCCTTGTTTTTAATATTGTCATAGGTGAGGATTACAGCATTTCACTGATGCTAACAAGTTCCCTTCAGTAACTCTGAAATCATA from Eubalaena glacialis isolate mEubGla1 chromosome 10, mEubGla1.1.hap2.+ XY, whole genome shotgun sequence harbors:
- the FIBP gene encoding acidic fibroblast growth factor intracellular-binding protein isoform X1; translated protein: MTSELDIFVGNTTLIDEDVYRLWLDGYSVSDAVALRVRSGILEQTGATAAVLQSDTMDHYRTFQMLERLLHAPPKLLHQLIFQIPPSRQALLIERYYAFDEAFVREVLGKKLSKGTKKDLDDISTKTGITLKSCRRQFDNFKRVFKVVEEMRGSLVDNIQQHFLLSDRLARDYAAIVFFANNRFETGKKKLQYLSFGDFAFCAELMIQNWTLGAVGEAPTDPDPQADDMDMDLDKEFLQDLKELKVLVADKDLLDLHKSLVCTALRGKLGVFSEMEANFKNLSRGLVNVAAKLTHNKDVRDLFVDLVEKFVEPCRSDHWPLNDVRLFLNQYSASVHSLDGFRHQALWDRYMGTLRGCLLRLSHD
- the FIBP gene encoding acidic fibroblast growth factor intracellular-binding protein isoform X2 is translated as MTSELDIFVGNTTLIDEDVYRLWLDGYSVSDAVALRVRSGILEQTGATAAVLQSDTMDHYRTFQMLERLLHAPPKLLHQLIFQIPPSRQALLIERYYAFDEAFVREVLGKKLSKGTKKDLDDISTKTGITLKSCRRQFDNFKRVFKVVEEMRGSLVDNIQQHFLLSDRLARDYAAIVFFANNRFETGKKKLQYLSFGDFAFCAELMIQNWTLGAVDPQADDMDMDLDKEFLQDLKELKVLVADKDLLDLHKSLVCTALRGKLGVFSEMEANFKNLSRGLVNVAAKLTHNKDVRDLFVDLVEKFVEPCRSDHWPLNDVRLFLNQYSASVHSLDGFRHQALWDRYMGTLRGCLLRLSHD
- the CCDC85B gene encoding coiled-coil domain-containing protein 85B produces the protein MEAETGGLEELTDEEMAALGKEELVRRLRREEAARLAALVQRGRLMQEVNRQLQGHLGEIRELKQLNRRLQAENRELRDLCCFLDSERQRGRRAARQWQLFGTQASRAVREDLGGCWQKLAELEGRQEELLRENLALKELCLALGEEWGPRGGTGGSGGSGAGPTPELALPPCGPRDLGDGSSSTGSVGSPDQLPLACSPDD
- the FOSL1 gene encoding fos-related antigen 1 isoform X2; this translates as MVQPHFLGPSSYPRPLAYPQYSPPQPRPGVIRALGPTPAVRRRSCEQISPEEEERRRVRRERNKLAAAKCRNRRKELTDFLQAETDKLEDEKSGLQREIEELQKQKERLELVLEAHRPICKIPEGAKESETSGTGSTSGTSSPPAPSRSVPCISLSPGPVLEPEALHTPTLMTTPSLTPFTPSLVFTYPSTPEPCASAHRRSSSSSGDPSSDPLGSPTLLAL
- the FOSL1 gene encoding fos-related antigen 1 isoform X1, producing MFRDYGEPGPSSGAGGAYGGPAHPPATGQQKFHLVPSINTVSGSQELQWMVQPHFLGPSSYPRPLAYPQYSPPQPRPGVIRALGPTPAVRRRSCEQISPEEEERRRVRRERNKLAAAKCRNRRKELTDFLQAETDKLEDEKSGLQREIEELQKQKERLELVLEAHRPICKIPEGAKESETSGTGSTSGTSSPPAPSRSVPCISLSPGPVLEPEALHTPTLMTTPSLTPFTPSLVFTYPSTPEPCASAHRRSSSSSGDPSSDPLGSPTLLAL